From Rubidibacter lacunae KORDI 51-2, one genomic window encodes:
- a CDS encoding monovalent cation/H(+) antiporter subunit G, translated as MIDIVSYCLLGIGAVFWIWGTLPLVGNRSILFKLHSLSVSDTLGSMSIIVGLLLKIPREWPLLLLALISLAIWNTVLGYVLAYCSSSEKGNA; from the coding sequence ATGATCGATATTGTTAGCTACTGTCTGCTTGGAATTGGAGCCGTGTTTTGGATCTGGGGAACTCTTCCTCTGGTGGGAAACCGTTCCATCTTATTCAAGCTCCACAGCCTCTCGGTTTCGGACACCTTGGGTTCCATGAGCATTATTGTCGGGTTGCTTTTGAAAATTCCCCGCGAGTGGCCTTTACTGTTGCTGGCCCTCATCTCGCTAGCAATTTGGAATACGGTTCTTGGCTACGTCCTTGCGTATTGTTCGAGTAGCGAGAAAGGCAATGCTTGA
- a CDS encoding TMEM175 family protein: MNRERLGALIDAVYAIAMTILVLELPLPDTEKQIYQDAKQIVATIIDYGLTFLVLFGFWYNQRRISALVEVHSRLTLWLNGLALMVVCLLPFSARLLFKSGYQETSLLSLNYSTGIDIIFIVVCLLTDLLLHLTLIAYREHQIVLPKDRWGLRKLKRSRRIATVITASVMVVVVLVPGPDRRMLVLIPLLLMFEDEVIRLVEKGLNNVRKS; encoded by the coding sequence ATGAACCGAGAGCGACTGGGTGCCCTAATCGATGCTGTTTACGCAATTGCCATGACTATTTTGGTTTTGGAATTGCCTTTGCCCGACACGGAAAAGCAGATTTACCAGGACGCCAAACAGATCGTTGCAACTATTATTGACTATGGACTGACGTTTCTTGTATTGTTCGGTTTCTGGTATAACCAACGTCGTATCAGTGCTCTGGTCGAGGTCCACAGCCGACTAACACTTTGGCTCAATGGTTTGGCGTTAATGGTTGTATGCTTGCTCCCGTTTTCAGCCCGTTTGCTCTTCAAAAGCGGCTATCAGGAGACCTCTCTACTGTCTCTGAATTACAGTACCGGCATCGATATCATCTTTATTGTCGTTTGTTTGTTAACCGATCTACTACTTCATCTCACTTTAATAGCATATAGAGAGCACCAGATTGTTTTGCCAAAGGATCGATGGGGTCTCCGGAAATTGAAGCGATCTCGTCGGATTGCAACCGTCATTACTGCTTCGGTAATGGTCGTCGTGGTCCTTGTTCCAGGACCAGATCGGCGAATGTTGGTGCTGATCCCTTTGCTGTTAATGTTTGAAGATGAGGTGATTCGTCTCGTTGAAAAAGGTTTGAATAACGTGCGCAAGTCTTAG
- the ahcY gene encoding adenosylhomocysteinase, producing MTATQAPVKHEVKDLSLAQLGKQRIEWAGREMPVLRQIRERFARELPLKGIRLVACCHVTTETANLAIALKAGGADAVLIASNPLSTQDDVAASLVVNEGISVYAIKGEDNDTYNRHVRIALDHRPHIIIDDGSDVTATLIQERQDQMSDIIGTTEETTTGITRLRAMFADGVLSFPAMNVNDADTKHFFDNRYGTGQSTFDGILRATNVLIAGKVCVVAGYGWCSKGVAMRAAGLGANVVVTEVDPIRALEAAMDGFRVMPMSEAAQIGDIFVTLTGNKHVVRKEHFEVMKDGAIVSNAGHFDIELDLKSLREMAREVKDVRPFVEQYVLPTGKSVVVLGEGRLVNLAAAEGHPSAVMDMSFANQAMASEYLALNKGKLEPGLHSIPREVDTEIARLKLNAMGIDIDTLTEDQLHYMSSWKEGT from the coding sequence ATGACTGCAACTCAAGCACCGGTCAAGCACGAGGTCAAAGACTTGTCGTTGGCACAACTCGGCAAGCAGCGCATCGAGTGGGCTGGGCGCGAGATGCCCGTATTACGGCAGATTCGCGAGCGCTTCGCACGCGAGCTGCCCCTGAAGGGCATTCGTCTGGTTGCCTGCTGTCACGTCACCACCGAAACGGCTAATCTGGCGATCGCCTTGAAAGCTGGGGGTGCCGATGCCGTGCTGATCGCAAGCAACCCGCTGTCCACTCAGGACGACGTGGCTGCAAGCTTGGTTGTGAATGAGGGAATCTCGGTCTACGCCATCAAAGGTGAAGACAACGATACCTACAACCGCCACGTCCGTATCGCCCTCGACCACCGTCCGCACATCATCATTGACGACGGCAGCGACGTTACGGCGACGCTCATCCAAGAGCGACAAGACCAGATGAGCGACATCATCGGCACCACGGAAGAAACCACCACCGGCATCACCCGCTTGCGCGCGATGTTCGCCGATGGCGTGCTTTCTTTCCCGGCGATGAATGTCAACGATGCCGACACCAAGCATTTCTTCGACAACCGTTACGGCACCGGTCAGTCCACCTTCGACGGCATCCTGCGGGCGACCAACGTCCTGATTGCCGGTAAGGTTTGCGTGGTCGCCGGCTACGGCTGGTGCTCGAAGGGCGTGGCCATGCGTGCGGCGGGCTTGGGTGCCAATGTGGTTGTCACCGAGGTCGATCCGATTCGCGCCCTGGAAGCTGCTATGGACGGCTTCCGCGTGATGCCGATGTCGGAAGCAGCGCAGATCGGCGATATCTTCGTGACCCTGACGGGTAACAAGCACGTGGTCCGCAAGGAGCACTTCGAGGTCATGAAGGACGGCGCGATCGTCTCCAACGCCGGTCACTTCGACATCGAGCTTGACTTGAAGTCCTTGCGCGAGATGGCAAGGGAAGTGAAGGACGTGCGCCCGTTCGTCGAGCAGTACGTACTGCCGACCGGTAAGTCCGTGGTGGTGCTGGGTGAAGGTCGCTTGGTCAACCTGGCTGCTGCCGAAGGTCACCCGAGCGCGGTCATGGATATGAGCTTCGCCAACCAAGCAATGGCTAGCGAGTATCTGGCGCTCAATAAGGGCAAATTGGAGCCGGGTCTGCACTCGATTCCCCGCGAAGTGGACACGGAGATCGCGCGCCTGAAGCTAAATGCCATGGGCATCGACATCGATACGCTAACCGAAGACCAGTTGCACTACATGAGCTCCTGGAAAGAGGGCACCTAG
- a CDS encoding BamA/TamA family outer membrane protein, translated as MRFHLVCLSTCLLVPAAIAPAETARAEVVTARDVPIVRSSQRASDLLAQTDAEPEVTPDDSETADSSAAHSETDAAGEPGRDRLSLGIQRGGFTLGLGSRLREPTVLNGPSRIEVVDAASVRVSIASITGHLSQQLSSNDYLLLEGRGDPALVGLDLSYVNELGSSSGEIAINLFNQRSQIPAFQAGDRDVDLAGSDTPFVHRLGGGVEYFHAFSPKLGVAVGALYEVVSTRPDLFTSDIATEDELGNPLAFSDDGLDQLLALKAAMFFDSVDDSSFPTRGTAIRAGLEQSIPVGDSAVESTRISGSVTQFVPLKLFGFSQGPRVLVANLQAGTIFGDVAPYNAFTLGGTRTVRGYEIGELGTGSSFIQATIEYRFPIANLKLFSRDTNLGGTLFFDYGSDLGTDNKVLGNPAAAREKEGSGFGYGIGVFARFGFGRVRIEFGFNGDGGSTVHFAFGDRF; from the coding sequence ATGCGATTTCATCTTGTATGTCTCTCGACGTGCTTGTTGGTGCCCGCGGCGATCGCTCCCGCCGAAACCGCACGTGCGGAAGTAGTGACGGCTAGAGACGTGCCAATTGTTAGGAGTAGTCAACGCGCCAGCGACCTGCTGGCTCAGACCGACGCAGAGCCCGAAGTAACCCCTGACGACTCGGAAACCGCCGATTCATCAGCCGCCCATTCGGAAACAGATGCAGCCGGCGAACCGGGCCGCGATCGTCTCAGTCTGGGGATCCAGCGTGGGGGCTTTACGCTGGGATTGGGGTCGCGCTTGCGGGAGCCGACCGTACTCAACGGTCCGTCGCGGATAGAGGTGGTTGATGCTGCTTCAGTACGCGTGTCGATTGCCTCTATAACCGGGCATTTGAGCCAGCAGCTCTCCAGCAATGACTACTTACTTCTAGAAGGGCGTGGCGACCCAGCCCTCGTCGGCCTCGACTTAAGCTATGTCAACGAACTCGGGAGCAGCTCTGGCGAAATAGCTATCAACCTATTCAACCAACGTTCGCAGATTCCGGCGTTTCAGGCAGGCGATCGGGATGTGGACTTGGCAGGTAGCGATACCCCGTTTGTCCATCGATTAGGTGGCGGCGTCGAGTATTTCCACGCGTTCTCCCCGAAACTGGGCGTGGCGGTGGGTGCCCTCTATGAAGTGGTGTCAACGCGGCCCGATCTCTTTACCAGTGATATTGCCACCGAGGACGAGTTGGGCAATCCGCTAGCGTTTAGCGACGACGGACTCGACCAGCTACTCGCGCTGAAAGCAGCAATGTTCTTCGACAGCGTTGATGACTCGAGCTTTCCCACACGGGGGACGGCAATCCGGGCAGGTCTCGAACAGTCCATTCCAGTCGGCGATAGTGCTGTTGAATCGACTCGAATCAGCGGCAGCGTCACTCAGTTTGTCCCGCTGAAATTGTTTGGGTTTTCTCAGGGCCCGCGCGTACTAGTGGCAAATTTACAAGCAGGCACGATCTTCGGTGATGTCGCACCTTACAATGCGTTTACGCTAGGGGGTACCAGAACCGTGCGTGGTTACGAGATCGGCGAACTGGGAACCGGTTCGAGCTTTATTCAAGCAACCATTGAGTACCGCTTTCCTATTGCAAATCTGAAGCTATTCTCGAGAGACACCAACCTCGGAGGAACGCTCTTTTTTGACTATGGAAGCGACCTCGGCACTGACAACAAGGTACTTGGTAATCCAGCAGCAGCACGTGAGAAAGAAGGTAGCGGGTTTGGATATGGAATTGGGGTGTTTGCTCGCTTTGGATTCGGGCGCGTGCGGATCGAGTTCGGCTTTAATGGCGACGGCGGCTCGACCGTGCACTTTGCATTCGGCGATCGCTTCTGA
- a CDS encoding DUF4040 domain-containing protein, with amino-acid sequence MLEDNFVIAIALFLPLTACMLLSQKNPYHALVIRGILGAIAALFYALLGAADVALTEALVGTMLSITLYAIAVRSSLCMRLGVLETDELGLSTHHSPTSVTETAIESVGSFDELLGILRKALSRHHMRVELVPYPTARALESALLSKEIHSTCMSNLATALPAPAKSEACQPQYHVKTRVPRLYNLIQPEVPQHLASLSCI; translated from the coding sequence ATGCTTGAAGACAACTTCGTTATCGCGATCGCCTTGTTCTTGCCCTTGACAGCATGCATGCTGCTCTCGCAGAAAAACCCTTATCATGCCCTCGTTATTCGCGGTATTCTGGGAGCTATTGCCGCACTGTTCTACGCCCTTTTAGGGGCAGCAGATGTTGCTTTAACGGAAGCGCTTGTCGGTACGATGCTATCGATTACCCTGTACGCGATCGCCGTACGGTCGTCTTTATGCATGCGCTTGGGCGTGCTGGAAACTGACGAACTCGGCCTTTCTACCCATCACTCTCCAACTTCCGTAACTGAGACTGCGATCGAATCTGTTGGTTCGTTTGACGAGTTGCTCGGGATCCTGCGTAAAGCGCTGAGCCGCCACCACATGCGCGTCGAATTAGTTCCCTACCCAACAGCTCGTGCTCTGGAATCTGCTCTCCTCTCAAAAGAGATTCATTCGACCTGTATGTCGAACTTGGCAACTGCCCTTCCGGCACCTGCTAAATCCGAAGCGTGCCAACCGCAATACCATGTGAAAACCCGAGTGCCACGACTCTACAACTTGATTCAGCCTGAAGTCCCGCAACACTTGGCTAGTCTCAGTTGTATCTGA
- a CDS encoding Na(+)/H(+) antiporter subunit B produces the protein MKWIYVVAGAALYLKMLFSPGMAAETADLAVVQIVVEESGVPNAVSGIIFRNRLYDTIFEVVVFTLAVLGAKFLLVDEQPHATVRQFDDPPSVVLARLGATIAALISIELAIRGHLSPGGGFAAGVAGGTAIGLIAITSSPVWMESIYQRWRAATLEKAAVLVFVLISVFSLVGYTLPHGELGALIGGGWIPVLNILVAIKVALGSWAIISIFIRYRGLL, from the coding sequence GTGAAATGGATTTACGTTGTAGCCGGAGCTGCACTGTACCTTAAAATGCTTTTTTCCCCTGGGATGGCAGCTGAAACTGCCGATCTCGCAGTTGTTCAGATCGTGGTGGAAGAGAGTGGCGTTCCCAATGCTGTTTCGGGGATTATTTTCCGCAACCGACTCTACGACACGATTTTTGAGGTCGTTGTCTTTACCCTTGCTGTCTTAGGAGCTAAGTTCCTGCTCGTTGACGAGCAGCCGCACGCCACAGTTCGCCAATTTGACGATCCACCGTCAGTAGTCCTGGCTCGTTTGGGAGCGACGATCGCTGCCCTCATCAGCATCGAGTTGGCAATTCGCGGTCATCTGAGCCCCGGTGGAGGATTTGCCGCGGGTGTTGCTGGGGGAACGGCAATCGGCCTGATTGCGATCACCTCATCGCCGGTTTGGATGGAGTCAATATACCAGCGCTGGCGAGCGGCAACTTTAGAGAAAGCAGCAGTCTTGGTCTTTGTGCTAATCTCGGTATTTTCTTTGGTTGGGTACACCCTACCTCATGGGGAACTGGGGGCACTCATCGGCGGCGGGTGGATTCCCGTGCTCAATATTCTGGTGGCTATCAAGGTGGCGTTGGGCTCGTGGGCAATCATCTCGATCTTCATTCGTTACCGAGGGTTGCTTTAA
- a CDS encoding STAS domain-containing protein, translating into MNPLNFTFSDLIAGYITKVDFPEEFDCQGMMTLQTSDERKYEVKVTEACYAEMVRNLGEPFLMAPSMQDILVEGRFIHAYGIFYPEASGVKFEAKHLVLFGRDATTLRFESQNWWVRQIQQLLNFYLESQFGLSKGNAIDFRNFRTDLSAEGTKLDNLQNLDTISRLIYGFATAYMMTGDERGLEAAVKGCHYMQEHFSFRNTSERTCFWYSEIALQPDGSVRKYLASTAGGNEGGNAIPCYEQIYALAGLTQTYRLTGDRDILRDIEATIAFLHRYFKDRGPQGGYYSHIDPVTLSPHAESLGINKERKNWNSIGDHAPAYLINLWLATGKPEYADFLEYCFDLICQYFPDYDYSPFMNEKFHGDWSHDLNWGIHKARCVVGHNLKVAWNLTRMQSLKAKDSYRDFAHKIADIIPGVGCDRLRGGWYDMMERTLKNGEEFYRLVWHDRKAWWQQEQGILAYYILAGVYGDKPEYLRYAREGAAFYNAWFLDYEEGGIYFNVLANGQPYALGTERDKGSHSMAGYHSFELCFLAATYTNLLNNQEPLDLYFSPQPGAFEDNLLRVAPDILPAGSVQLTEVWIDGQLYDNFDRDGLTVTLPIDREMREVRCRITPAGSDFDADVLAFEDGIATLALAGNLDKPGLQSLREQIEKLHGVKGLVLDLSNLQAIAVVGLTYLTVTKQRYGSDFAITLTNLQPAVLDAVTNSGLAEEFTLA; encoded by the coding sequence ATGAACCCCCTTAACTTCACCTTTTCCGATCTCATTGCCGGTTACATCACCAAAGTCGATTTCCCCGAGGAGTTTGACTGCCAAGGGATGATGACGCTGCAGACCTCCGATGAGCGCAAATACGAGGTCAAGGTTACCGAAGCCTGCTACGCCGAAATGGTGCGTAACCTGGGGGAGCCGTTTTTGATGGCACCCAGCATGCAAGATATTTTAGTTGAAGGTCGCTTTATCCATGCCTACGGTATTTTTTACCCTGAGGCGAGTGGCGTCAAGTTTGAGGCTAAACATCTAGTCCTGTTCGGACGGGATGCAACCACTCTGCGCTTTGAGAGCCAAAACTGGTGGGTCCGGCAAATTCAGCAACTCTTGAACTTTTATTTAGAGAGTCAATTCGGTCTGAGCAAAGGCAACGCCATCGATTTTCGCAACTTTCGCACCGATCTCAGCGCCGAGGGCACCAAGTTAGACAATCTCCAAAACTTGGATACTATCTCCCGGCTGATCTACGGATTCGCTACCGCTTACATGATGACCGGGGACGAGCGGGGCTTGGAAGCCGCCGTCAAGGGCTGTCATTATATGCAGGAGCACTTTAGTTTTCGCAACACCAGCGAGAGAACCTGTTTCTGGTATAGCGAAATTGCCCTCCAACCCGATGGCTCCGTGCGCAAGTATCTGGCTTCCACTGCCGGGGGCAATGAAGGCGGCAACGCCATCCCCTGTTACGAGCAAATCTACGCCCTAGCGGGTCTGACCCAAACCTACCGTCTCACTGGCGATCGCGATATTCTACGGGACATTGAAGCAACGATCGCGTTTTTGCACCGCTACTTTAAGGATCGCGGTCCCCAGGGCGGGTACTATTCGCACATCGATCCGGTGACCCTCTCGCCCCACGCCGAGTCCCTGGGCATCAACAAGGAGCGCAAAAACTGGAATTCCATCGGCGACCACGCCCCGGCTTACTTGATTAACCTCTGGCTCGCTACGGGCAAACCGGAATATGCCGACTTTTTAGAATACTGCTTCGATCTGATCTGTCAGTACTTCCCCGACTACGACTACAGCCCCTTCATGAACGAAAAATTCCATGGGGACTGGAGCCACGACCTGAACTGGGGCATCCACAAGGCCCGCTGCGTCGTCGGTCACAACCTCAAAGTCGCCTGGAATCTGACCCGGATGCAAAGTCTCAAGGCAAAAGACTCCTACCGAGACTTCGCCCATAAAATCGCCGACATCATCCCCGGTGTCGGTTGCGATCGCCTGAGGGGCGGTTGGTACGACATGATGGAGCGGACCCTCAAGAACGGCGAAGAGTTCTACCGACTGGTCTGGCACGATCGCAAAGCCTGGTGGCAGCAGGAGCAAGGGATTCTGGCTTACTACATCCTGGCTGGGGTCTACGGTGACAAACCCGAATATTTGCGCTATGCCCGGGAGGGAGCAGCCTTCTACAACGCCTGGTTTCTGGACTATGAAGAGGGGGGCATTTACTTCAACGTCCTCGCCAACGGTCAACCCTACGCCCTAGGTACGGAGCGTGACAAGGGGAGTCACTCCATGGCTGGTTACCACTCCTTCGAGCTTTGTTTCCTAGCAGCAACCTACACCAATCTGCTCAACAACCAGGAGCCCCTAGATCTGTATTTCAGTCCCCAACCCGGAGCGTTTGAGGACAACCTGTTGCGCGTGGCTCCGGATATCCTTCCAGCAGGCAGCGTCCAGCTGACAGAAGTCTGGATCGACGGGCAACTTTACGACAATTTCGATCGCGACGGGCTGACTGTTACCCTGCCTATCGACCGGGAAATGCGTGAGGTCCGCTGTCGTATTACCCCTGCCGGCAGCGATTTTGATGCCGATGTGTTGGCCTTCGAGGACGGCATCGCGACCCTCGCCTTAGCGGGCAATTTGGACAAACCCGGCTTACAGTCCCTCCGCGAGCAGATCGAAAAACTCCACGGCGTTAAGGGACTCGTGCTCGATTTAAGCAATTTACAGGCGATCGCCGTAGTGGGCTTGACCTATCTAACTGTAACCAAACAGCGCTACGGTTCGGACTTTGCCATTACCCTAACTAATCTCCAGCCCGCCGTGTTAGATGCTGTTACCAATAGCGGTCTGGCCGAGGAATTTACCCTTGCCTAA
- a CDS encoding exopolysaccharide biosynthesis protein — MARLSVELERFLFEEPRQSRVTFAELLELAQERAFGVLFALISLPSALPVPAPGYSVPFGIALLLLAMQLAIGREKPWLPPRLAKGAIALETARKFAKSGTPWLKRFEAIARPRLTFLCTNRAGQALMGCAIALMSVSMMIPVPLTNTVPAMGIFITGVGLVEDDGAIALGGLIICALGAMLTTAVLLFGAEAVRQGIKLLLGAG; from the coding sequence ATGGCTCGATTGTCTGTAGAGTTAGAGCGCTTTTTATTTGAGGAGCCGCGTCAGTCGCGGGTGACCTTTGCCGAGTTGCTAGAGCTGGCGCAAGAGCGAGCGTTTGGCGTTTTGTTTGCATTAATTTCCTTGCCGTCGGCACTCCCGGTGCCAGCACCAGGCTATTCAGTTCCATTTGGCATCGCGCTGTTGCTGTTGGCAATGCAGCTGGCGATCGGGCGGGAGAAGCCGTGGCTGCCGCCGCGGCTCGCCAAGGGCGCGATCGCGCTCGAAACTGCCCGCAAGTTCGCTAAAAGCGGGACGCCCTGGCTGAAGCGCTTTGAAGCGATCGCGCGACCGCGTCTGACATTTCTTTGTACGAACCGAGCCGGTCAAGCATTGATGGGATGCGCGATCGCGTTGATGTCGGTCTCGATGATGATTCCGGTGCCGCTGACGAATACGGTTCCGGCAATGGGTATTTTTATCACGGGCGTCGGTTTGGTCGAAGACGACGGAGCGATCGCGCTGGGGGGTCTGATTATCTGCGCGCTGGGGGCGATGCTGACGACGGCAGTTCTGCTGTTCGGGGCGGAAGCGGTGCGTCAGGGCATCAAGCTACTGCTTGGTGCAGGCTAG
- a CDS encoding CPBP family intramembrane glutamic endopeptidase — translation MTYKRLILSLLTAFAVLRVFLSLGSSLGQPQIQSRLELYQVDLALHVAALRADDGSDTADLVTLRESLVGDAPYVTALEKYQSARAVTVKTLDSKRSRRQELIELGVESEALAPLDLAIADLQRFIASIDLNLGLIRAQQGKTDDALLAWAAIGSSNGSSEAQAFAGATLTQLWQEPPHVEIAAETALTDVLDGWFRYRALQRLYLIQERVDDVKTLQARERALARAAAARLVAISALPGLGGLLGLGLLLFVLGQRLVRGRESLLATKGDVVWKTPWDWEITWQVLVGGFFTFGLLVLPLAIQLLGINIVGWSARATALFSFGTYAVLAAGGLGILWVSIRAYLPLPEEWFVWRGGNWLAWGIGGYLVAIPLVTFVSLINQQIWQGQGGSNPLLFAIVETQDRLALAIYLLTASAAAPLFEELIFRGFLLPSLTRYMSVWSAIALSAAIFSIAHLSLAEMLPLATLGLVLGVVYTRSRNLLAPMVLHGLWNGGTLLGLYLLGSGID, via the coding sequence ATGACCTACAAACGCCTGATCCTGAGTTTACTCACTGCTTTTGCGGTCCTCAGAGTCTTTCTTTCCTTAGGCAGCAGCCTCGGTCAACCTCAGATTCAATCGCGCTTGGAACTGTACCAAGTCGACCTAGCCTTGCACGTTGCAGCTCTCCGCGCCGACGACGGTAGCGATACGGCCGATCTCGTTACCCTACGGGAGTCGCTCGTCGGAGACGCACCCTACGTAACCGCGCTGGAGAAGTATCAATCCGCGCGTGCGGTTACCGTCAAAACCCTTGACAGCAAGCGATCGCGCCGGCAGGAGCTGATCGAATTGGGCGTGGAATCTGAGGCACTTGCCCCGCTCGATCTGGCGATCGCCGACCTTCAGCGCTTCATCGCCAGCATCGACCTCAACCTCGGGTTGATCCGAGCACAGCAAGGCAAAACTGACGATGCCCTCCTTGCCTGGGCGGCGATCGGCAGCAGCAATGGGAGCAGCGAAGCACAAGCTTTTGCTGGTGCGACCCTCACCCAACTTTGGCAGGAACCACCGCACGTTGAGATTGCAGCCGAAACGGCCCTGACTGACGTTTTGGACGGCTGGTTTCGCTACCGGGCCCTGCAGCGGCTGTATCTGATCCAGGAGCGCGTCGATGACGTTAAAACCCTGCAAGCCCGCGAACGCGCGCTTGCGCGCGCTGCTGCCGCGAGACTTGTTGCCATTAGCGCCCTGCCCGGACTCGGCGGCTTGCTCGGGCTTGGCTTGCTGCTCTTCGTGCTGGGACAGCGCCTGGTTCGCGGCAGAGAGTCGCTTTTGGCAACCAAAGGCGATGTTGTCTGGAAGACGCCTTGGGATTGGGAAATCACCTGGCAGGTCCTCGTCGGCGGGTTCTTCACGTTCGGGTTGCTCGTGCTGCCGCTGGCGATTCAGTTGCTCGGCATCAATATTGTTGGCTGGAGCGCGCGCGCTACCGCTCTGTTCTCGTTCGGAACCTATGCAGTTCTAGCCGCAGGCGGTTTAGGCATCCTTTGGGTATCGATACGGGCATATCTACCGCTGCCAGAAGAGTGGTTTGTCTGGCGCGGCGGCAACTGGTTGGCATGGGGCATCGGCGGCTATTTGGTCGCTATCCCGCTCGTGACGTTCGTGTCGCTGATCAACCAGCAGATCTGGCAAGGGCAGGGGGGCAGCAATCCACTGTTGTTCGCGATCGTCGAAACGCAGGATCGACTGGCACTCGCAATTTACCTACTGACGGCTTCCGCGGCCGCGCCGCTGTTCGAAGAACTGATCTTCCGGGGCTTCCTGCTCCCCTCGCTCACGCGCTACATGTCCGTCTGGTCGGCGATCGCGCTCAGCGCCGCGATCTTCTCGATCGCCCATCTCAGCTTGGCGGAGATGCTGCCGCTGGCTACACTCGGCCTCGTACTGGGAGTGGTCTACACGCGATCGCGCAACCTACTCGCACCGATGGTGCTGCACGGTCTGTGGAACGGCGGCACGCTGCTCGGTCTCTACTTGCTGGGCAGCGGCATTGACTAA